Proteins from a genomic interval of Chionomys nivalis chromosome 7, mChiNiv1.1, whole genome shotgun sequence:
- the Ska2 gene encoding spindle and kinetochore-associated protein 2, whose amino-acid sequence MEAEVDKLELMFQKADSDLDYIQYRLEYEIKTNHPDSAGEKNPGEILKELSAIKSRYQALCARFKPLSVEQKENKSRICATLSKTMTMVQELQKQTDLELTLLTEEEKAVTEQLRSHMPDL is encoded by the exons ATGGAGGCGGAGGTCGATAAGCTGGAACTGATG TTCCAGAAAGCTGATTCTGATTTGGATTACATTCAATATAGGCTGGAGTATGAAATCAAGACTAATCACCCAGATTCAGCAGGAGAG AAAAATCCAGGTGAAATTTTAAAGGAATTATCAGCAATAAAGTCTCGATATCAAGCTTTGTGTGCACGTTTTAAGCCACTTTCTGTTGAGCAAAAAGAGAACAAGAGCCGCATTTGTGCTACTCTGAGCAAGACAATGACCATGGTACAAGAACTACAAAAGCAAACAGACCTGGAG CTGACTCTACTGACTGAAGAGGAGAAAGCTGTGACAGAGCAATTAAGATCTCACATGCCAGACTTATAA